Proteins from a single region of Aneurinibacillus sp. REN35:
- a CDS encoding S41 family peptidase: MKKRIKQWLASGVLLTSMAGVALPVQAAESAAGGADKYPYADQEARIHEVMKKVMEEHLNDRLDIRQLTDGAIRGMLDETGDPYTTYFTEKEFEEFYNELEGTFAGIGIYIQQQDDMLVIDSVYEGSAAERAGLRSGDEIIAIDGKQMAGKPADQAAELMKGEPGSRITLAIKRGGQEQSITVQREIMQYSPVDSMMLDNKIGYIALYTFSENSAEVFEKHLNKLKRDGMKGLILDLRDNGGGYLDASIAIADLFIDKGLIVNVKNRTGKQTEVAAKSGGTDVPLAVLVNEYTASASEVLAGALQDHKIGTLIGAKTFGKGVVQELRPLEKGGILKLTVEEYFSPKLRKINGQGITPDIIVEDSDAQLLKAITYLHGSTALHLYPNGTAGVAGFSAGKTIAKKIGDKWFIALRPFAGLYGYQIYWDNARQQAVLHSGDTMRKYSTKNNTYVRNEKGVLWVALDKLDSDFPSIYVEQRGNTILVHVK, from the coding sequence GTGAAAAAGAGAATAAAACAATGGCTTGCCTCAGGTGTGCTGCTGACAAGTATGGCCGGTGTCGCTCTGCCTGTCCAAGCGGCAGAAAGTGCAGCTGGTGGAGCTGATAAGTATCCGTATGCCGACCAGGAAGCACGTATTCATGAAGTCATGAAGAAAGTAATGGAAGAGCATCTGAATGACCGGCTCGATATCAGACAGCTGACAGACGGAGCGATCCGGGGGATGCTGGATGAGACGGGCGATCCGTATACTACATACTTTACAGAGAAAGAATTCGAAGAGTTCTATAATGAGTTAGAGGGAACATTCGCTGGGATTGGCATCTACATACAGCAGCAGGACGATATGCTTGTCATTGACAGTGTCTATGAAGGGTCGGCAGCGGAGAGAGCGGGACTGCGCTCAGGAGATGAGATTATCGCCATTGACGGTAAACAGATGGCCGGCAAGCCTGCAGATCAAGCCGCAGAGCTGATGAAGGGAGAGCCGGGTTCTCGTATTACGCTTGCCATCAAGCGGGGCGGACAGGAGCAAAGCATTACTGTCCAGCGGGAGATCATGCAGTATTCTCCGGTCGATAGCATGATGCTTGATAATAAAATCGGCTACATCGCGCTCTACACCTTCTCTGAAAATAGCGCGGAAGTATTCGAGAAGCACCTGAACAAGCTAAAGCGCGACGGCATGAAGGGGTTGATCCTTGATCTGCGGGATAACGGAGGCGGCTATCTTGATGCATCCATTGCCATTGCGGATTTGTTTATTGATAAAGGACTGATCGTCAATGTAAAGAACCGCACAGGCAAGCAGACAGAGGTTGCCGCGAAATCGGGCGGTACGGATGTTCCGCTGGCTGTCCTGGTTAATGAATATACGGCCAGCGCATCGGAAGTGCTGGCGGGTGCTCTGCAGGACCATAAGATAGGTACGCTGATCGGGGCGAAGACATTCGGCAAAGGTGTGGTTCAGGAGCTGCGTCCGCTTGAGAAGGGCGGGATTCTGAAGTTGACGGTGGAGGAATACTTCTCGCCGAAGCTGCGTAAGATCAACGGCCAGGGCATTACACCGGATATCATCGTGGAAGATTCGGATGCTCAGCTGCTGAAGGCGATCACGTATCTGCATGGCTCTACCGCACTGCATCTGTATCCAAATGGAACCGCCGGTGTGGCGGGATTCTCAGCAGGGAAGACGATCGCCAAGAAGATCGGTGATAAGTGGTTTATCGCACTGCGTCCGTTTGCCGGATTATATGGCTACCAGATCTATTGGGATAATGCGCGGCAGCAGGCAGTGCTGCACTCCGGTGATACGATGCGCAAGTATTCAACTAAAAACAATACGTACGTACGCAATGAAAAGGGAGTCCTATGGGTGGCGCTTGATAAGCTGGACAGCGACTTCCCATCCATCTATGTAGAACAGCGGGGCAACACGATCCTCGTCCATGTAAAATAA
- a CDS encoding S-layer homology domain-containing protein yields MKAKLNKVLSTTVALSMVVTPGAVWAAEDGTKAPGTSAAVEQTAAPAFKDIGKAASWAREQIVQAKEMKWLGGYPDGTFRPLDNLTRREAAIIISGALKLELPNKGESSYSDVKKWGIKEVEAVKEAGIMVGREKGKFNPDEKITRQELAIILVKAAKMDVKDKGDNLSVKDKERIWPVAKPYVQAAIESGLMVGYNNYFSPRDTATRQEMAVMAVNLAAQIKKSGSYHTYAFDIKGLDTNVKAGELLKAAPEKNTNPADVFPGVTPVKIGLAVSQQNGKAYDGKVRIEAPKAEGVQLWAKDSEGNWKDINQTGWGAAEGFTLGTQPVTDVYVIAVPGQRSLTLTAVDVDQKYGAPDHIVAKHTGTINTSDLNGNVALQYIAPQDFSVRNDASVKGYTVGFETKALPVSEIAKAEISLYKDDKLLATNTSTDKLFSEYPDYKQFSSPFDVKGAFKDNYWTYDGWKGSETDVPNKAVIKVTDKKGNTYTVENTKLTGDTKPIVPQDYTGEAAAEYVAAQDFSIVKTDAVDGYNVGFELKKFPASEVAKAEVSLYNGDKLLVTNTSKDRMFSEKGSEKQLSTRFDLAGKLTDNHWTYGQWTGEKTVVPTKAVIKITDKKGNTYTIENTKLNNDTTPTAPAQPETGGQAAGQ; encoded by the coding sequence GTGAAAGCAAAACTCAACAAAGTATTGTCAACCACTGTAGCTCTTTCAATGGTAGTAACGCCAGGTGCAGTATGGGCAGCTGAAGATGGCACGAAAGCACCTGGAACTTCCGCTGCGGTCGAGCAGACTGCGGCTCCGGCATTCAAGGATATAGGGAAGGCTGCCTCCTGGGCGCGAGAGCAGATCGTGCAGGCAAAAGAGATGAAATGGCTTGGCGGATATCCGGATGGCACGTTCCGTCCGCTGGACAATCTTACCCGTCGTGAAGCAGCGATCATTATCTCCGGCGCTCTGAAGTTAGAGCTGCCGAATAAGGGTGAGTCCTCTTACAGTGATGTGAAAAAGTGGGGAATCAAGGAGGTTGAAGCGGTAAAGGAAGCCGGAATTATGGTGGGACGCGAGAAGGGAAAATTCAATCCCGATGAAAAGATTACGCGTCAGGAGCTGGCTATTATTCTCGTAAAAGCGGCAAAAATGGATGTGAAAGACAAAGGCGACAATCTAAGCGTCAAGGATAAGGAGCGGATCTGGCCGGTAGCGAAGCCGTATGTGCAGGCAGCGATCGAATCCGGTCTGATGGTTGGCTATAATAATTACTTTAGTCCAAGAGATACGGCGACGCGCCAGGAGATGGCGGTCATGGCGGTTAATCTGGCTGCACAGATCAAGAAATCGGGTTCCTATCACACCTATGCATTTGATATAAAAGGGTTGGATACGAATGTCAAAGCGGGTGAGCTGCTGAAGGCGGCCCCTGAGAAAAATACGAACCCTGCGGACGTATTCCCTGGTGTGACCCCTGTGAAGATCGGGCTTGCTGTGAGTCAGCAGAACGGAAAAGCGTATGACGGAAAGGTGCGGATTGAAGCACCGAAGGCGGAAGGCGTACAGCTATGGGCAAAAGACAGTGAAGGCAACTGGAAGGACATCAACCAGACAGGCTGGGGAGCTGCAGAAGGCTTTACGCTCGGGACGCAGCCGGTAACGGACGTCTATGTGATCGCCGTACCGGGGCAGCGTTCGCTGACGCTTACCGCAGTTGATGTGGATCAGAAGTACGGTGCGCCGGATCATATTGTGGCGAAGCATACAGGTACGATCAATACGAGTGATCTGAATGGAAATGTGGCGCTTCAGTATATTGCGCCGCAGGATTTCAGTGTACGAAATGATGCCAGTGTAAAAGGCTATACGGTCGGTTTTGAGACGAAGGCGCTTCCGGTTAGCGAGATCGCAAAGGCAGAGATCAGCCTATATAAAGATGATAAGCTGCTTGCTACTAACACGAGTACAGACAAGCTGTTCAGTGAATACCCTGATTATAAACAGTTCTCCTCCCCATTTGATGTGAAGGGAGCATTCAAGGACAACTACTGGACATATGACGGATGGAAGGGAAGCGAGACGGATGTTCCGAACAAAGCCGTCATCAAGGTAACTGATAAAAAGGGCAATACGTATACAGTGGAAAATACGAAGCTAACCGGTGATACGAAACCGATTGTACCGCAGGACTATACCGGGGAGGCAGCAGCGGAGTATGTAGCGGCACAGGACTTCAGCATAGTGAAAACCGATGCGGTAGATGGCTATAATGTGGGCTTTGAGCTGAAGAAGTTCCCTGCAAGCGAGGTCGCAAAAGCTGAAGTAAGTCTGTATAACGGGGATAAGCTGCTTGTGACGAACACAAGCAAGGACCGGATGTTTTCAGAAAAGGGAAGTGAAAAGCAGCTTTCCACGCGTTTTGATCTTGCAGGAAAACTCACGGATAACCATTGGACATATGGTCAATGGACAGGTGAGAAAACAGTGGTTCCAACCAAGGCTGTCATTAAAATAACCGATAAAAAAGGCAATACGTATACGATAGAAAATACGAAGTTAAATAATGATACAACACCGACTGCTCCTGCACAGCCAGAGACTGGAGGCCAAGCAGCAGGACAATAA
- a CDS encoding sigma-70 family RNA polymerase sigma factor, whose amino-acid sequence MQEREWTSFFAEYDAWIDKCVSRFPPGPLRDEAKQEARIACWKRLAQYDADRGMALSSYLFLVMRGGLANWYARERRWQERHCLPSAQIVPEEEAKNWSDTLVGMDAYEMEENLMWQAWMEPLSMEEARCLTLHIRHGLSLREVAECLGVPYERVKKQKQRALRKLRLIAETERKS is encoded by the coding sequence ATGCAAGAGAGGGAATGGACAAGCTTTTTTGCGGAGTATGATGCTTGGATTGACAAGTGTGTTTCCCGATTTCCTCCGGGTCCATTACGGGATGAGGCGAAGCAGGAGGCACGTATTGCGTGCTGGAAGAGGCTTGCACAGTATGATGCCGACAGAGGAATGGCGCTGTCTTCGTACCTGTTCCTTGTGATGAGAGGGGGGCTTGCGAATTGGTATGCGAGAGAGCGGCGGTGGCAGGAGAGGCATTGCCTGCCATCAGCACAGATAGTACCGGAGGAAGAGGCGAAGAATTGGTCAGATACGCTTGTCGGCATGGACGCATACGAGATGGAAGAGAATCTCATGTGGCAGGCGTGGATGGAACCGCTCTCCATGGAAGAGGCAAGGTGTCTGACGCTGCATATTAGGCATGGGCTCTCGCTGCGAGAAGTAGCGGAGTGCTTGGGCGTACCGTATGAACGGGTGAAGAAACAGAAGCAGCGGGCATTACGGAAGCTTCGTCTGATAGCAGAGACAGAAAGAAAAAGCTAA
- a CDS encoding phospho-sugar mutase yields MEWRRKAEQWLSHPDLPEDVRKELSALTAYPEKLEDCFYRNLAFGTGGLRGEIGPGTNRMNVYTVRKASEGLARYMTARGREATGRGVAIAYDVRRKSREFALEAALTFNRHGIPAYVFDDIRPTPVLSFAVRHLGAYAGIVITASHNPPEYNGYKVYGPDGGQLPPLEADAVTAYVNEIRDELSIDVMEERAAREAGLLHRIGTEVDDAYMERICALSPNPELLRQMGDKVQIVFTPLHGTSNRLVRQGLAALGCTQVAVVAEQEEPDSEFSTVASPNPEEHAAFELAIQYGRRLDADLLLGTDPDADRVGVVVKNTAGDYVVLTGNQTGALLLHYLLEQKRAQGTLPSNGVVLKTIVTSEIGRAIATAFGMETMDTLTGFKFIGEKIKEFEVSGSHTFVFGYEESYGYLAGDDVRDKDAVQICLLAAEVAAYYKSRGMTMYEGLLEIFSMYGYYLEDLVSLTLKGKAGLEKIGAIMEAFRNEPPTEAGGKRITAIEDYSTGVRTWIGEGRDERLTLPSAHVLKYMLEGGGWFCLRPSGTEPKMKFYFGMQAASMEEAQALLQEIKADVLRKLDTLMQES; encoded by the coding sequence ATGGAGTGGAGACGGAAAGCGGAGCAATGGTTATCCCATCCTGACTTACCGGAAGACGTGAGAAAGGAACTGAGCGCTTTGACCGCTTATCCTGAGAAGCTTGAAGATTGCTTCTATCGTAACCTTGCTTTCGGTACCGGAGGATTGCGCGGCGAGATCGGCCCAGGCACAAATCGAATGAATGTCTATACAGTACGGAAAGCGTCAGAAGGTCTGGCGCGCTATATGACTGCACGAGGCAGAGAAGCGACGGGGCGAGGCGTAGCCATTGCCTATGATGTACGCCGCAAATCGCGTGAATTTGCGTTAGAAGCGGCCTTAACATTCAATCGGCATGGTATTCCTGCGTATGTGTTCGATGATATTCGGCCTACTCCGGTGCTGTCCTTTGCTGTGCGTCATCTTGGCGCATATGCGGGCATCGTGATTACGGCAAGCCACAATCCGCCTGAATACAACGGATACAAGGTATACGGTCCGGATGGGGGGCAGCTGCCTCCATTAGAAGCGGATGCTGTCACGGCGTACGTGAATGAAATACGTGATGAATTGTCCATTGATGTGATGGAGGAGCGAGCCGCTCGCGAGGCAGGACTGCTGCATAGGATCGGCACCGAAGTCGATGACGCCTATATGGAGAGAATATGTGCACTGAGTCCGAACCCTGAGCTGCTGCGGCAGATGGGTGATAAGGTACAGATCGTATTTACGCCACTGCACGGCACATCGAATCGGCTTGTGCGCCAAGGACTTGCAGCGCTTGGTTGTACGCAGGTGGCCGTTGTGGCAGAGCAGGAGGAGCCGGATTCCGAATTTTCGACGGTCGCTTCTCCAAATCCGGAAGAACATGCGGCGTTTGAGCTGGCGATTCAATATGGACGGCGTCTTGATGCGGATCTGCTGCTTGGCACGGACCCGGATGCGGACCGTGTGGGTGTAGTGGTGAAGAATACAGCCGGAGATTACGTGGTGCTGACCGGCAACCAGACCGGGGCGCTGCTTTTGCATTATCTGCTTGAGCAGAAGCGGGCGCAAGGAACGCTGCCTAGTAATGGCGTGGTATTGAAGACGATTGTAACGTCAGAGATCGGCCGCGCGATTGCCACAGCATTTGGCATGGAGACGATGGATACGCTGACAGGATTTAAGTTCATTGGGGAGAAGATCAAGGAATTCGAGGTGTCAGGCAGTCATACGTTTGTGTTCGGATATGAAGAAAGCTATGGCTATCTTGCAGGTGATGATGTCCGGGATAAAGACGCGGTACAGATCTGTCTCTTGGCGGCGGAAGTGGCAGCCTATTATAAGTCGCGTGGAATGACGATGTACGAAGGCTTGCTGGAGATTTTCAGCATGTACGGCTATTATCTAGAAGACCTCGTCTCGCTCACGCTCAAAGGCAAAGCAGGATTGGAAAAAATCGGGGCGATTATGGAGGCTTTCCGCAATGAGCCGCCGACAGAGGCAGGGGGCAAGCGGATCACTGCGATAGAAGATTACAGTACAGGGGTGCGCACATGGATCGGTGAGGGAAGAGATGAGCGTCTTACGCTTCCGTCTGCTCATGTGCTGAAATATATGCTTGAAGGTGGGGGATGGTTCTGCCTTCGTCCTTCCGGTACAGAGCCGAAGATGAAATTTTATTTTGGTATGCAGGCCGCATCGATGGAAGAAGCGCAAGCGCTGCTGCAGGAAATAAAGGCCGATGTACTCCGTAAGCTTGATACGCTGATGCAGGAATCATAA
- a CDS encoding phosphodiester glycosidase family protein — MLEYWKEDGLHIVKVEKKRRMELIPCLREGELLVHTYNRLKKEGADLPISMVNANFFHLEGGYSISGMKYSDGTVIERSLNGYFVYCDQTGQVNINTEKGKKIADFLSMRWALESSPLLLPDLLASGQMEATIAAESHPRTAIGIAEEHMILAVTDGRPAGLTCRELAAHMRRLGCRTALNLDGGRSSQLVVDGKQMNRQWMRRKVFAALAIY, encoded by the coding sequence TTGCTAGAGTACTGGAAAGAGGACGGGCTGCATATTGTAAAAGTCGAGAAGAAAAGACGGATGGAGTTGATTCCGTGCCTGCGGGAAGGGGAACTTCTCGTTCATACATACAATCGTTTGAAAAAAGAAGGAGCCGATCTGCCGATAAGTATGGTGAACGCGAATTTTTTTCATTTGGAGGGAGGCTACTCTATCTCCGGGATGAAGTACAGTGACGGGACAGTGATAGAGCGTTCGTTGAACGGATATTTCGTCTATTGTGACCAGACGGGACAGGTGAACATCAATACGGAAAAAGGCAAAAAAATTGCAGACTTCCTATCCATGCGCTGGGCGCTGGAATCCTCTCCGCTTCTCCTGCCCGATCTCTTGGCGAGTGGACAGATGGAGGCGACCATTGCCGCCGAGTCGCATCCGCGTACAGCCATCGGAATTGCGGAGGAGCATATGATTCTAGCAGTAACGGATGGTAGGCCTGCTGGGTTGACATGTAGAGAACTTGCCGCTCATATGAGACGACTCGGATGTCGTACAGCACTCAATCTGGACGGCGGACGTTCTTCCCAATTGGTGGTGGATGGCAAGCAGATGAATCGGCAGTGGATGCGGCGCAAGGTATTTGCCGCATTGGCAATATATTAG